Proteins encoded in a region of the Lepeophtheirus salmonis chromosome 6, UVic_Lsal_1.4, whole genome shotgun sequence genome:
- the LOC121120495 gene encoding trypsin-1: MELKIMILHITCMLLALSLKTEGQRRKKKDIMFQGDGKIVGGNAVKPNSIPYQISFQLKSGFHFCGGSIIDKDTVLTAAHCCQNFEPEEVQIVAGEHNLSKVSGIEQIANVSFIKYHEDYATKGTNNDICLLKLESSLEFNDKVDAVNLPRKNKKFKGNVRVSGWGSVTPGGESSDFLRSVDVKIMSFAKCNLLYLNALDKSMLCAGARRKDSCQGDSGGPLTKKNTLVGVVSWGIGCASPWFPGVYTKVSKFIDWIQANK, from the exons atGGAGCTGAAGATTATGATACTACATATTACATGTATGCTGTTGGCTTTGAGTTTAAAAACTGAGGGACaacgaaggaaaaaaaaggacattatgTTTCAGGGCGATGGAAAAATTGTTGGTGGGAATGCAGTAAAACCAAACTCTATCCCATATCAAATTTCCTTTCAATTAAAATCTGGATTTCATTTCTGTGGAGGCTCAATCATTGATAAG GATACAGTGCTTACAGCTGCACATTGTTGTCAAAATTTTGAGCCAGAAGAAGTTCAAATCGTTGCTGGGGAGCATAACTTATCAAAAGTGAGTGGGATTGAGCAGATTGCAAATGTGTCTTTCATCAAATACCATGAAGACTATGCCACTAAAGGaacaaataatgatatttgtttGCTCAAATTGGAAAGTTCCTTGGAGTTTAACGA TAAAGTGGATGCAGTGAATCTGCCAAGGAAAAACAAGAAATTCAAGGGAAATGTAAGAGTTTCAGGATGGGGAAGTGTTACTCCTGGAGGAGAATCATCCGATTTCTTACGATCAGTTGATGTTAAGATCATGTCATTTGCTA agtgTAATCTGCTATATTTAAATGCCTTAGACAAAAGTATGCTCTGTGCCGGAGCTAGAAGAAAAGACTCATGTCAAGGAGACTCTGGAGGCCCtttgacaaagaaaaatacattggtTGGAGTGGTGTCATGGGGAATCGGGTGTGCAAGTCCTTGGTTCCCGGGTGTATATACCAAAGTATCTAAATTTATTGACTGGATTCAGGCCAATAAATAA